The genomic window CTTGGACCACCGTTGCCTGGGTGTTCCTCACCGCCGGCATCGCGGTCGGTTCGGGCTGGGCCTACTATGAACTCGGCTGGGGCGGCTGGTGGTTCTGGGATCCGGTGGAGAACTCCTCCTTCATGCCGTGGCTGCTCGGTACGGCGCTGATGCATTCGTTGGCGGTGACTGAAAAGCGTGGCGCCTTCCGCAGTTGGACGGTGCTGCTGGCGATCGGAACCTTTACGCTGTCGCTGCTGGGTACCTTCCTGGTGCGCTCCGGGGTGCTGACCTCGGTGCATGCGTTCGCAACCGATCCGAAGCGCGGTCTTTTCATCCTCGCGCTTCTGGTGCTGGTGATCGGCATCTCGCTCACCCTTTATGCATGGCGGGCGCCGCGGCTTGCCGGCGGGGGCAGTTTCGCGTTCGTCTCGCGCGACACTTCGCTCTTGGGCAACAACGTTCTGTTGTCGGTGGTGTGCGCCTCGGTGCTGCTGGGTACGCTCTACCCGCTGTTCCTCGACGCGCTGAACCTGGGCAAGATCTCCGTCGGGCCACCGTATTTCGAGGCCGTGTTCGTGCCGCTGATGGCGCCAGTCGTGATCCTGATGATGATCGGTCCCTTCATCCGCTGGAAGACCGACGAGGGCTCGCGCGTCGCGCGCCAGGTCGTGCCGGGGCTCGTTGCGAGCGTGGTAGCTGGTGCGGCTGCCGCGTTCCTCATTGGCCACGCTACCTGGCGCACCGTGCTCGGGCTGTCGCTGGCGGCGTGGGTGGTCATCGGCAGCGTTCAAATCCTTGTGCGCCGGCTGGCTGATCGCCCGGGTACAGCTACGCCCGTCCGTCTGCGCGGGATCCCTCGTGCGTGGTGGGGGATGTGGATGTCACACCTTGGGATTGGCATATTCATTGTCGGTGTGACGATGGTAGGCGGTCTTCAGCAGAGTACCGACCTCAAGATGCATCCGGGGCAGCACGCATTACTTGCCGGCTACACCTTCACTTTGCGCGAGGTGGTCGATGCGACAGGGCCAAACTATGCAGCTGCGCGTGCCACCGTCGAACTGACCCGCGGCGCATCTCCCGTCGCCACACTGCGCCCGGAAAAGCGTC from Azospira restricta includes these protein-coding regions:
- a CDS encoding heme lyase CcmF/NrfE family subunit translates to MIPELGHFALILALVISLMQATVPLVGAHRNRLALMAVARPAAQGQFVFLAISFACLTWAFVQNDFSVQYVAMHSNTATPMIYRITGVWGSHEGSLLLWALTLSLWTVAVTIFSSKLPEAFMARVLSVLGWVSVGFLSFTLITSNPFDRLLPAVPEGRDLNPLLQDPGMIIHPPLLYMGYVGFSVAFAFAIAALLTGRLDAAWARWSRPWTTVAWVFLTAGIAVGSGWAYYELGWGGWWFWDPVENSSFMPWLLGTALMHSLAVTEKRGAFRSWTVLLAIGTFTLSLLGTFLVRSGVLTSVHAFATDPKRGLFILALLVLVIGISLTLYAWRAPRLAGGGSFAFVSRDTSLLGNNVLLSVVCASVLLGTLYPLFLDALNLGKISVGPPYFEAVFVPLMAPVVILMMIGPFIRWKTDEGSRVARQVVPGLVASVVAGAAAAFLIGHATWRTVLGLSLAAWVVIGSVQILVRRLADRPGTATPVRLRGIPRAWWGMWMSHLGIGIFIVGVTMVGGLQQSTDLKMHPGQHALLAGYTFTLREVVDATGPNYAAARATVELTRGASPVATLRPEKRLYHAQQMPMSEVSIDVGPFRDVYISLGERLEDGAWIVHLFYKPFISWIWLGCILMAVGGVLAASDGRYRRLAERSASSAAVGQTA